In the genome of Microcoleus vaginatus PCC 9802, the window AGATTTTCTCGCAAGTCGGTTTATCGCAGCAGGAAATTCAAGAACTAGAGAAATTTCCTACCCCGCCGGAGCAACCAATTAGATTCATCAGTGTCGGTCGTCTCTTACACTGGAAAGGGGTGCACTTAGGACTCCGTGCATTTGCGGAGGCGAAGCTGGAACAATCGGAATACTGGATTGTCGGAGACGGCCCGGAAAGGCAGCGTTTGGAAGCTTTGGCCACAGAATTGGGACTGGCAAATAAAATATTTTTTTGGGGAACTTTATCTCGCACTGAAACTCTTTCTAAAATGGGGGAGTCTCACGTTCTCCTCCATCCGAGTTTGCATGACTCTGGCGGTTTTGTGTGCACGGAAATGATGGGCGTTGGCCGTCCGACGATTTGTTTGGATTTGGGCGGACCGGCTACTCAAGTAACGGAGCAAACGGGGATTAAAGTGGCTGCTACGGACCCCGATCGCACTGTGCAAGGTCTAGCAGAAGCTATAGTGTGTTTAGCCCAAGATCGTGAATTGCGATCGCGCTTGGGTCAAGCGGGTCAAACACGTGTCAGGGAAATCTATGATTGGGATGTTAAAGGTAAATTCTTTGCCCAATTGTGCCAAAATGTATTCAACGGAAAATCAGGATAACTTCCGATTTTTTCGATCGGGCAAAACGAAGAAAACTATATTTTTTCAGGCGGTGAAACGTGGGCGTTGCAATCATTACGGGCTCGGCGGGTTTAATTGGCTCTGAGGCGTGTAAGTTCTTTGCCAAACAAGGCTTAGATATAGTTGGCATCGACAATAATATGCGCCAGTTCTTTTTTGGTGCTGATGGTTCTACAAACTGGAACCGCCAACTGCTCGAAAAGTCCTTGGGTACCAAGTATTATCACTTAGATGTGGACATTCGCGACTATGAAGCGATTACCAATATCTTTCAGCGGTACGGCGAGTCGATAGAATTAGTAATTCACACCGCAGCCCAGCCCAGCCATGATTGGGCTTCCCGTGCTCCGAAAATAGACTTTACCGTCAATGCTAACGGCACTCTCAATCTTCTAGAAGTAACTCGCTTGTACTGTCCTAAAGCGGTTTTCATTTTCACTTCTACCAATAAAGTATACGGCGATACGCCTAACAGTTTGCCTTTAATTGAATTAGAACATAGGTGGGAAATTGAAGCCGGCCATACTTACGAAAGCGGCATTCGGGAAGATATGTCAATCGACCAGTGCCTGCACAGTTTGTTTGGTGCTTCTAAGGTAGCTGCTGACGTTTTAGTTCAAGAATACGGTCGATATTTTAATATGAACACCGCTTGTTTTCGCGGTGGATGTTTGACGGGACCAAATCACTCGGGAGCTCAATTGCACGGCTTCCTCGCCTACTTGATGAAGTGTGCTGTCACAGGAACTCCTTACACCGTGTTTGGCTACAAAGGCAAGCAAGTTCGCGATAACATTCATAGCGCAGATTTAATTTCGGCATTTTATGAATTTTATAAAGCTCCCCGAAGCGCCCAAGTTTATAATACAGGAGGAGGCAGGTACAGCAATTGTTCGATGTTAGAAGCGATCCAGATGTGCGAGGCAATTGCAGAACGCAAATTTAATTGGACTTATGCTGAAGGGAATCGCATTGGCGATCACATTTGGTGGATTAGCGACAATTCCAAATTTTCCAGTCACTACCCCAACTGGAAAATGAAATATAACGTTAAACAAATCTTACAGGAGATTTATGACTGTAACCGCGAGCGTTGGCTGAAAGAGGATTCCAATGATTGAGCGGGGCCAAAAGAATGTGCTGGGAATTTCGGTAAACGATTGAAGAATACAAGGTTAAACAAATCTTAGGGGAGATTTATGACTGTAACTGCGAGCGTTGGCTTAAAGAGGTGTTCTATGATTGATAAAGGCAAAAAGAATGTACTCGGCATATTAGTAAATGCCGTTAATTATGAAGCGGCTGTTAGCAAAATTATTGCGGCAGCCAGCGCCGGAAAACCAATGTCAGTTTCTGCTTTAGCGGTTCACGGGGTAATGACTGGGGTTCTCGACAGCACTCATCGTTATCGGATTAATCACATTGACTTAGTATTGCCAGACGGACAGCCGGTCAGGTGGGCGTTAAATTGGCTATACCATACGGAATTGCCCGATCGAGTTTGCGGGCCGAATGCGATGTTACAAATCTGCGAACGTGCGGCAGAAGAAGGATTACCTATCTATTTGTACGGATCTCAAGCTTCTGTACTGGAAGCTTTATCTCGCAATCTCTGCCAGCGTTTTCCCAAGTTAATTATTGCTGGAACTCAGCCTTCTAAATTTAGGCAAGTTTCGCCCCAAGAGAAACAAGAAATTGCACAGCAAATTCGCAACAGCGGTGCAGCAATTACTTTTGTCGGTTTGGGGTGTCCTCGGCAAGAAGTCTGGGCTTACGAATACCGGGACGACTTATCAATGCCGTTGATTGCTGTAGGTGCTGCTTACGATTTTCATGCGGGTAATTTGGCTAAATCTCCTGACTTTTTATCTAAAATAGGTTTGGAATGGCTGTTTCGGATGATTAAGGAACCTCGGCGCCTTTGGCAGCGGTATGTTTTTTTGAATCCGCTTTATATCTGGCTATTTTTGCTACAAGCTTTGAAAATCAAACAGTTCGACCCCACAGACGCCACGCCGCCTGTAGAAGAAGTATTATATGGTTGAAATTTAAAAGTTTCTGGTGAATTATGGGTGCTCACAAGTAAAAAGTAAAAAGGCAAACACATCGTAACTAATCGTTGTGTGGTGCAACTGCGATCGCATATTCAAGAAAAGTTATATCAAATCCCGTGGCATCCGAATTATAGTGGGAGCTTAAGAACTCGCGATT includes:
- a CDS encoding glycosyltransferase, which translates into the protein MKVLLSAFACEPNLGSEEGVGWNTVIQSAKHHESWVFTRTFCRSYIEAELERNPVPNLHFVYFDPFGWSEDWKGKQGLLQLHYYLWQIWAYFIARKLDREIGFDIVHHVTYVKHWSPSFLALLPHPFIWGPVGGAEAAPKPFWQDFSRRGKIYETLRALAQSVGERDPFVGLTARRSAVALATTEETAARLRFLKAKNVKIFSQVGLSQQEIQELEKFPTPPEQPIRFISVGRLLHWKGVHLGLRAFAEAKLEQSEYWIVGDGPERQRLEALATELGLANKIFFWGTLSRTETLSKMGESHVLLHPSLHDSGGFVCTEMMGVGRPTICLDLGGPATQVTEQTGIKVAATDPDRTVQGLAEAIVCLAQDRELRSRLGQAGQTRVREIYDWDVKGKFFAQLCQNVFNGKSG
- a CDS encoding NAD-dependent epimerase/dehydratase family protein, translating into MGVAIITGSAGLIGSEACKFFAKQGLDIVGIDNNMRQFFFGADGSTNWNRQLLEKSLGTKYYHLDVDIRDYEAITNIFQRYGESIELVIHTAAQPSHDWASRAPKIDFTVNANGTLNLLEVTRLYCPKAVFIFTSTNKVYGDTPNSLPLIELEHRWEIEAGHTYESGIREDMSIDQCLHSLFGASKVAADVLVQEYGRYFNMNTACFRGGCLTGPNHSGAQLHGFLAYLMKCAVTGTPYTVFGYKGKQVRDNIHSADLISAFYEFYKAPRSAQVYNTGGGRYSNCSMLEAIQMCEAIAERKFNWTYAEGNRIGDHIWWISDNSKFSSHYPNWKMKYNVKQILQEIYDCNRERWLKEDSND
- a CDS encoding glycosyltransferase; translation: MIDKGKKNVLGILVNAVNYEAAVSKIIAAASAGKPMSVSALAVHGVMTGVLDSTHRYRINHIDLVLPDGQPVRWALNWLYHTELPDRVCGPNAMLQICERAAEEGLPIYLYGSQASVLEALSRNLCQRFPKLIIAGTQPSKFRQVSPQEKQEIAQQIRNSGAAITFVGLGCPRQEVWAYEYRDDLSMPLIAVGAAYDFHAGNLAKSPDFLSKIGLEWLFRMIKEPRRLWQRYVFLNPLYIWLFLLQALKIKQFDPTDATPPVEEVLYG